The following coding sequences lie in one Rutidosis leptorrhynchoides isolate AG116_Rl617_1_P2 chromosome 4, CSIRO_AGI_Rlap_v1, whole genome shotgun sequence genomic window:
- the LOC139844108 gene encoding large ribosomal subunit protein uL1z, which translates to MSKLQSEALREAITQITTDAKEKKRNFTETIELQIGLKNYDPQKDKRFSGTVKLPHIPRPKLKVCMLGDAQHVEEAQKIGLEYMDVESLKKLNKNKKLVKKLAKKHQAFLASESVIKQIPRLLGPGLNKAGKFPTLVSHQESLEAKVNETKATVKFQLKKVLCMGVAVGNCSMEEKQIFQNVQMSVNFLVSLLKKNWQNVRCLYLKTTMGKPVRIF; encoded by the exons atgaG TAAGCTTCAGAGTGAAGCTCTTAGAGAGGCGATTACTCAGATTACGACCGATGCTAAAGAAAAGAAGCGTAACTTTACCGAGACTATCGAGCTCCAGATTGGTCTCAAGAACTACGACCCGCAAAAGGACAAGCGTTTCAGTGGAACAGTGAAGTTGCCTCACATTCCTCGTCCTAAGTTGAAGGTTTGCATGCTTGGTGATGCCCAGCATGTTGAAGAG GCACAAAAGATTGGCCTTGAGTACATGGATGTAGAATCACTCAAGAAactaaacaagaacaagaagctcgTGAAGAAGCTCGCAAAGAAACACCAAGCTTTTTTGGCTTCTGAGTCTGTTATCAAGCAGATTCCTCGTTTGTTGGGCCCCGGTCTAAACAAAGCAG GAAAGTTCCCAACCCTTGTTAGCCACCAAGAGTCTCTTGAGGCTAAGGTGAATGAAACCAAGGCAACCGTCAAGTTTCAGTTGAAAAAGGTGTTGTGCATGGGTGTTGCTGTCGGTAACTGCAGCATGGAAGAAAAACAGATTTTCCAAAACGTGCAAATGAGTGTTAACTTCCTTGTTTCGTTGCTGAAAAAGAATTGGCAGAAC GTACGATGCTTGTACTTGAAGACAACAATGGGAAAGCCGGTTCGCATCTTTTAG